Proteins encoded together in one Variovorax paradoxus window:
- a CDS encoding acyl-CoA dehydrogenase: MSLRPTLDFLLYDWLDAESLSQRERFSDHSRETFDAVLDTCERIAREKYAPANRIVDTQEPHFDGEKVVLPRATHDAHKAFVESGMMSAAQDYDIGGMQLPYTLQAAANSFFAMASVSIGSNMLTSGNANLLMVHGTELQKEVFAKNEFSGRWAGTMCLSEPQAGSSLSDVATRAVPDGDDYQNDPLGPRYRLTGNKMWISAGDHELTENIVHIVLAKIPDANGKLVPGTRGISLFIVPKRMVNTNGELTGERNDVALAGLNHKLGWRGTTNTLLNFGEGKYPVGGKAGAVGYLVGEPGKGLHCMFHMMNEARIGVGTAATMLGMAGYYASLEYAKTRPQGRLVKKAEQPGTAVAKDSASPQVRIIEHADVRRMLLAQKAYCEGALALELYCARLVDEQKTGNAQAADDARLLLEVLTPIAKSWPSEWCLEANSLAIQVHGGYGYTRDFPVEQYWRDNRLNMIHEGTHGIQAADLLGRKVLMEKGRGLQLLAGRITDTIGRAGEVPALAAHAKTLKVALQRIGSATEAAWSTGDPADALANAVPYMQAFGHTVLAWIWLDVAQRALEIDAQKARAVTAGKIGATDYFFHYELPKIGAWLNVVESRDPTCTALPEEAF, translated from the coding sequence ATGAGCCTGCGTCCCACACTCGACTTCCTGCTCTACGACTGGCTCGACGCGGAATCGCTGAGCCAGCGCGAGCGCTTTTCAGACCATTCGCGTGAAACCTTCGACGCGGTGCTCGACACCTGCGAGCGCATCGCGCGCGAAAAGTACGCGCCGGCCAATCGCATCGTCGACACGCAGGAGCCGCATTTCGACGGCGAGAAAGTCGTGTTGCCGCGGGCAACCCACGATGCGCACAAGGCTTTTGTCGAATCCGGAATGATGAGCGCGGCGCAGGACTACGACATTGGCGGCATGCAGCTGCCCTACACGCTGCAGGCCGCGGCCAACAGTTTTTTCGCAATGGCATCGGTGAGCATCGGCTCCAACATGCTCACCAGCGGCAACGCCAACCTGCTGATGGTGCACGGCACCGAATTGCAGAAAGAGGTGTTCGCCAAGAACGAATTTTCGGGCCGCTGGGCGGGCACCATGTGCCTGTCGGAGCCGCAGGCAGGCTCTTCGCTGAGCGACGTGGCCACGCGCGCTGTGCCTGACGGCGACGACTACCAGAACGATCCGCTGGGGCCGCGTTATCGGCTCACGGGCAACAAGATGTGGATCTCGGCGGGCGACCACGAGCTGACCGAGAACATCGTGCACATCGTGCTTGCCAAGATTCCCGATGCCAACGGCAAGCTGGTGCCGGGCACGCGCGGCATCTCGCTGTTCATCGTGCCCAAGCGCATGGTGAACACGAATGGAGAGTTGACCGGCGAGCGCAACGACGTGGCGCTCGCAGGGCTCAACCACAAGCTCGGCTGGCGCGGCACCACCAACACGCTGCTGAACTTCGGCGAGGGCAAGTATCCCGTCGGCGGCAAGGCGGGTGCGGTGGGTTACCTGGTCGGCGAGCCCGGCAAGGGCCTGCACTGCATGTTCCACATGATGAACGAGGCGCGCATCGGGGTCGGCACCGCGGCCACCATGCTCGGCATGGCCGGCTATTACGCCTCGCTCGAATATGCGAAGACCCGGCCGCAGGGCCGGCTCGTGAAAAAAGCCGAACAGCCCGGCACCGCGGTCGCAAAAGATTCGGCCAGCCCGCAGGTGCGCATCATCGAGCACGCCGACGTGCGCCGCATGCTGCTCGCGCAGAAGGCGTATTGCGAAGGCGCCCTGGCGCTGGAGCTGTACTGCGCCCGTCTGGTCGACGAGCAGAAAACAGGCAACGCGCAGGCTGCGGACGACGCGCGCCTGTTGCTCGAGGTGCTCACGCCCATTGCCAAGAGCTGGCCCAGCGAATGGTGCCTCGAGGCCAACTCGCTGGCCATTCAGGTGCACGGCGGCTACGGCTATACGCGCGATTTTCCGGTGGAACAGTACTGGCGCGACAACCGCCTGAACATGATCCACGAGGGCACGCACGGCATCCAGGCGGCCGACCTGCTGGGCCGCAAGGTGCTGATGGAAAAAGGCCGGGGCCTGCAGCTGCTGGCCGGCCGCATCACCGACACCATCGGCCGCGCGGGCGAGGTGCCGGCGCTCGCGGCGCATGCCAAGACACTGAAAGTGGCCTTGCAGCGCATCGGCAGTGCGACCGAGGCCGCCTGGTCCACCGGCGACCCGGCCGATGCGCTGGCCAACGCCGTGCCGTACATGCAGGCGTTCGGCCACACCGTGCTGGCCTGGATCTGGCTGGACGTGGCGCAGCGGGCACTCGAAATCGACGCACAAAAGGCGAGGGCGGTAACAGCTGGCAAGATTGGAGCCACGGACTATTTCTTCCACTACGAGCTGCCGAAAATCGGCGCCTGGCTCAACGTGGTCGAAAGCCGGGATCCCACCTGTACAGCATTGCCAGAGGAAGCTTTTTGA
- a CDS encoding SDR family oxidoreductase — MTPRTTKQLFDLTGKTALITGGSRGLGLQMAHALGEAGARIMLSSRKADDLEQAAAELQSAGIDARWIAADCSKEEDTRRLADETLQRMGAIDILVNNAGASWGAPAESHPVEAWDKVMNLNVRGYFILSQHVANGYMIPKKTGRIINIASIAGLNGNPPEMQTLAYNTSKTAVIGFTRTLAAEWGKYNINVNAICPGFFMTKMAAGLIKSLGEEKMASHAPLGRLGDEEDLKGLTLLYASDAGKHITGQWLAVDGGVSVVLGA, encoded by the coding sequence ATGACCCCTCGCACCACCAAGCAGCTGTTCGACCTTACCGGCAAGACCGCCCTCATCACCGGCGGCTCGCGCGGCCTTGGCCTGCAGATGGCGCATGCGCTGGGCGAGGCGGGCGCGAGGATCATGCTCAGCTCCCGCAAGGCCGACGACCTGGAGCAGGCCGCGGCCGAGCTGCAATCCGCCGGCATCGACGCGCGCTGGATCGCCGCCGACTGCTCGAAGGAAGAAGACACGCGCCGCCTGGCCGACGAAACGCTACAGCGCATGGGCGCCATCGACATCCTCGTGAACAACGCGGGTGCCAGCTGGGGCGCGCCGGCCGAGAGCCATCCGGTCGAGGCGTGGGACAAGGTGATGAACCTCAACGTGCGCGGCTATTTCATCCTGTCGCAGCACGTGGCCAACGGCTACATGATCCCCAAGAAAACGGGGCGCATCATCAACATTGCATCCATTGCAGGCCTGAACGGCAACCCGCCTGAAATGCAGACGCTGGCCTACAACACCTCGAAGACGGCGGTGATCGGCTTCACGCGCACGCTGGCCGCCGAATGGGGCAAGTACAACATCAACGTGAACGCGATCTGCCCCGGCTTCTTCATGACGAAGATGGCCGCCGGGCTGATCAAGTCGCTGGGCGAGGAAAAGATGGCCTCTCATGCGCCGCTCGGCCGCCTGGGCGATGAAGAAGACCTGAAGGGCCTGACGCTGCTGTACGCAAGCGATGCCGGCAAGCACATCACAGGGCAGTGGCTCGCAGTCGACGGCGGTGTGAGCGTGGTGCTTGGCGCGTAA
- a CDS encoding PaaI family thioesterase translates to MTEDSTDINIRSYTSQIPFARHLGFELTKFEGGESEIIYTAKPEHLNTFDVTHGGACMTLLDITMAAAARSVAPETGVVTIEMKTSFMQPSVGPLHARGTLIHRTATLAFTEAKIYDEQERVCAHATGTFKYVKRRLPTGPASANAMRPPSTD, encoded by the coding sequence ATGACTGAAGATTCCACCGACATCAACATCCGCTCGTACACGAGCCAGATTCCCTTCGCGCGCCACCTGGGCTTCGAGCTCACCAAGTTCGAGGGCGGCGAATCCGAGATCATCTACACCGCCAAGCCCGAGCACCTGAACACCTTCGACGTGACCCACGGCGGCGCCTGCATGACGCTGCTCGACATCACCATGGCGGCCGCAGCGCGCAGCGTGGCGCCCGAGACGGGCGTGGTCACCATCGAGATGAAGACCAGCTTCATGCAGCCTTCGGTCGGCCCGCTGCATGCACGCGGCACGCTCATTCATCGCACCGCAACGCTGGCTTTTACCGAAGCCAAGATCTACGACGAGCAGGAGCGCGTGTGCGCCCATGCCACAGGCACCTTCAAGTACGTGAAGCGCCGCCTGCCGACAGGGCCGGCCAGCGCGAATGCGATGCGTCCGCCCTCGACCGACTGA
- a CDS encoding NADP-dependent oxidoreductase — translation MPTNKQIHLDNRPDGEAVASNFKLVTAETPALAENQVLVRHHYMSLDPYMRGRMNDSKSYAQPQPLGQVMQGGTAGEVVESRHPKFSPGDKVVGFGGWQEYSVVDASQPGALKKVDTTHVPLSHYLGAVGMPGVTAWYGLVKIIAPKAGETMVVTAASGAVGSAFGALAKARGCRVVGIAGGPDKCKYVTEELGFDACIDYRQHPDVKSMSAALKEACPNGIDGYFENVGGYIFDAVLLRANAFSRVALCGMIAGYDGQPLPLANPALILINRMKIEGFIVSEHMEVWPEALTELGTLVATGKLKPRESVAQGIASAPEAFLGLLKGKNFGKQLVKLV, via the coding sequence ATGCCCACCAACAAGCAGATCCACCTCGACAACCGCCCCGATGGCGAAGCCGTTGCCAGCAACTTCAAGCTCGTGACCGCCGAAACGCCCGCGCTGGCCGAGAACCAGGTGCTGGTGCGCCACCACTACATGAGCCTGGACCCGTACATGCGCGGCCGCATGAACGACTCCAAGAGCTATGCGCAGCCCCAGCCGCTCGGCCAGGTGATGCAGGGCGGCACCGCCGGTGAAGTGGTGGAAAGCAGGCACCCCAAGTTCTCCCCTGGCGACAAGGTGGTGGGCTTTGGCGGCTGGCAGGAATACAGCGTGGTCGATGCGTCGCAGCCCGGCGCGCTGAAGAAGGTCGACACCACGCACGTGCCGCTATCGCACTACCTCGGCGCGGTCGGCATGCCGGGCGTCACTGCCTGGTATGGGCTGGTGAAGATCATTGCGCCCAAGGCCGGCGAGACGATGGTCGTTACGGCCGCCAGCGGTGCGGTCGGCAGCGCGTTCGGCGCGCTCGCCAAGGCGCGCGGCTGCCGCGTGGTGGGTATCGCGGGCGGCCCTGACAAATGCAAGTACGTGACCGAAGAGCTCGGCTTCGACGCCTGCATCGACTATCGCCAGCACCCTGATGTGAAGAGCATGAGCGCCGCGCTCAAGGAAGCCTGCCCGAACGGCATCGACGGCTACTTCGAAAATGTGGGCGGCTATATCTTCGACGCCGTGCTGCTGCGCGCGAATGCCTTCTCGCGCGTTGCGCTGTGCGGAATGATCGCGGGCTACGACGGCCAGCCGCTGCCGCTGGCCAACCCGGCGCTCATCCTGATCAACCGCATGAAGATCGAAGGCTTCATCGTGAGCGAGCACATGGAAGTGTGGCCCGAGGCGTTGACCGAGCTCGGCACGCTGGTGGCCACCGGCAAGCTCAAGCCGCGCGAATCGGTGGCGCAAGGCATCGCATCCGCCCCTGAGGCCTTCCTGGGTTTGCTCAAGGGCAAGAATTTCGGCAAGCAACTGGTCAAGCTGGTCTAG
- a CDS encoding isovaleryl-CoA dehydrogenase has translation MKNAGTHEVFNQPAPLVDYNLFETNRPLRDALQFNAPALQLAQLHELGATVGSADMQTHARLANTHMPQLHTHDRFGRRIDEVEFHPSYHALMKAAVGAGLHGTPWTGTSASPHVQRAAGFMLFTELEPSVLCPISMTYAATPALRSNAAVYADWGAKVGSLWYDPALKSFKDKPGVTMGMGMTEKQGGSDVRANTTSAVREGSDAWGERYAITGHKWFFSAPMCDAFLVLAQAPAGLSCFFLPRVLPEWMGDGARNAIHIQRLKDKLGNKANASSEVEFHGASAWLVGEEGRGIPQILEMGTMTRLDCALGTSGLMRQALSLAINHTVQRNAFGKPLVEQPLMKNVLADLALESEASTALAIRLARAFDRQDDEHERLMARLLTPVAKFWICKRGSHFAQEAMECLGGNGYVEEGGEGTMARIYREMPLNSIWEGAGNIMALDLLRGLRKGDAVAALSKELAPARGQHAALDRLAEALPSRIEAMASETEARRLAQDVALAVQAALLAQTAPPAVVGAFCASRLGGDWGNAFGTLGADTDFDSIIERASPR, from the coding sequence ATGAAGAATGCTGGAACGCACGAGGTGTTCAACCAGCCCGCGCCGCTGGTGGACTACAACCTCTTCGAAACCAACAGGCCCCTGCGCGATGCGTTGCAGTTCAACGCGCCGGCGCTCCAGCTGGCGCAGCTGCATGAACTGGGCGCCACCGTCGGCTCGGCCGACATGCAGACGCATGCGCGCCTGGCCAACACCCATATGCCACAGCTGCATACGCACGATCGCTTCGGCCGGCGCATCGACGAGGTGGAGTTTCATCCCAGCTACCACGCGCTGATGAAGGCCGCCGTCGGCGCGGGCCTGCATGGCACACCGTGGACCGGCACTTCCGCCTCGCCGCACGTGCAGCGGGCGGCGGGCTTCATGCTCTTCACCGAGCTGGAGCCGTCGGTTCTTTGCCCCATTTCGATGACCTACGCCGCAACGCCCGCACTGCGCAGCAATGCGGCGGTGTATGCAGACTGGGGGGCAAAGGTCGGCAGCCTTTGGTACGACCCTGCGCTCAAGTCGTTCAAGGACAAGCCAGGCGTGACCATGGGCATGGGCATGACCGAAAAGCAGGGCGGCTCGGACGTGCGGGCCAACACCACAAGTGCCGTGCGCGAGGGCAGCGACGCCTGGGGCGAGCGCTACGCGATCACCGGCCACAAGTGGTTTTTCTCGGCGCCGATGTGTGATGCCTTCCTGGTGCTGGCGCAGGCGCCTGCCGGGCTGAGCTGCTTTTTCCTGCCCCGCGTGTTGCCGGAATGGATGGGGGATGGCGCCCGCAATGCCATCCACATCCAGCGCCTGAAGGACAAGCTCGGCAACAAGGCCAATGCGAGTTCGGAGGTCGAGTTCCATGGCGCCAGTGCGTGGCTGGTGGGCGAAGAGGGGCGCGGCATTCCGCAGATCCTCGAGATGGGCACGATGACGCGGCTCGACTGCGCACTGGGCACCAGCGGCCTCATGCGTCAGGCGCTGAGCCTGGCCATCAACCACACCGTGCAGCGCAACGCCTTCGGCAAGCCGCTTGTCGAGCAGCCGCTCATGAAGAACGTGCTGGCGGATCTCGCGCTCGAAAGCGAAGCCTCTACCGCGCTCGCCATCCGCCTTGCCCGCGCGTTCGACCGGCAGGACGATGAACATGAACGGCTGATGGCGCGCCTGCTCACGCCGGTCGCCAAGTTCTGGATCTGCAAGCGCGGCAGCCACTTTGCGCAAGAGGCCATGGAATGCCTGGGCGGCAACGGCTATGTGGAGGAGGGCGGCGAAGGCACCATGGCCCGCATCTACCGCGAGATGCCGCTCAACTCCATCTGGGAAGGCGCGGGCAACATCATGGCGCTCGACCTGCTGCGCGGCCTGCGCAAGGGCGATGCCGTAGCGGCCCTCTCCAAAGAGCTGGCGCCGGCACGCGGCCAGCACGCCGCACTCGACCGTCTGGCCGAAGCGCTGCCGTCCCGCATCGAGGCGATGGCCTCCGAAACCGAGGCGCGCCGTCTGGCACAGGACGTGGCCCTGGCGGTGCAAGCTGCGTTGCTTGCGCAGACCGCACCGCCCGCCGTTGTGGGCGCCTTCTGCGCATCGCGCCTGGGCGGCGATTGGGGCAACGCATTCGGCACGCTGGGTGCGGACACCGATTTCGATTCGATCATCGAGCGCGCCAGCCCGCGCTGA
- a CDS encoding glutathione S-transferase family protein, with protein sequence MAELILHHYNTSPFSEKVRLILGAKKLPWKSVLIPAIMPKPEVGILTGGYRKTPFLQIGADIYCDSALIADVLEHLQPEATLYPEPEKGMSRILSQWADTTLFWAAMAWNLQPRGVAEVFAKAPPEAAKAFGEDRAKMSTGNMTRLRPADATSAYKSYLRRLSDMLDDKPYLLGEAPCIADFSAYHPLWYTRRIDSVRGILDLTPAVVDWMDRMAAIGHGAPERSNPDEAIAIAKAATPHTLLTDSTFQDDHGIPLGSAVTVRAESFGLEETPGTLVAATRTHYTLERSHERVGTVHVHFPRIGYVLKQAEA encoded by the coding sequence ATGGCCGAACTCATCCTCCACCACTACAACACTTCGCCGTTTTCCGAGAAGGTGCGGCTCATCCTCGGCGCCAAGAAGCTGCCGTGGAAGTCCGTCCTCATTCCGGCCATCATGCCCAAGCCCGAGGTGGGAATACTCACCGGCGGCTACCGCAAGACGCCGTTCCTGCAGATCGGCGCCGACATCTACTGCGACAGCGCACTCATCGCCGATGTGCTGGAACATCTCCAGCCCGAGGCGACGCTCTACCCGGAGCCCGAAAAGGGTATGTCGCGCATCCTCTCGCAGTGGGCCGACACCACGCTGTTCTGGGCCGCGATGGCCTGGAACCTGCAGCCACGCGGCGTGGCCGAGGTGTTTGCCAAGGCGCCGCCTGAAGCCGCCAAGGCCTTCGGCGAAGATCGCGCGAAGATGAGCACGGGCAACATGACGCGGCTGCGCCCGGCCGATGCGACCAGTGCGTACAAGTCTTATCTGCGCCGCCTGTCCGACATGCTCGACGACAAGCCCTACCTGCTGGGCGAAGCGCCGTGCATTGCCGACTTTTCGGCGTACCACCCGCTCTGGTACACGCGCCGCATCGACTCGGTGCGGGGCATTCTCGACCTCACGCCCGCGGTGGTCGACTGGATGGACCGCATGGCCGCCATTGGCCACGGTGCGCCTGAAAGATCGAATCCGGACGAGGCCATTGCCATCGCCAAGGCTGCCACGCCGCACACGCTGCTGACGGACAGCACCTTTCAGGACGACCACGGCATTCCGCTGGGAAGCGCCGTCACGGTTCGCGCCGAGAGCTTCGGCCTCGAGGAAACACCCGGTACGCTGGTGGCCGCCACGCGCACGCACTACACGCTGGAGCGCAGCCACGAGCGCGTGGGCACGGTGCACGTGCATTTTCCGCGCATCGGCTACGTGCTGAAGCAAGCCGAAGCCTGA
- a CDS encoding SDR family oxidoreductase, translated as MIQDFKGKTAVLTGAGSGFGLECARIGAARGMNLVLVDVQQDALDKAQAEMEAAGAQVLARKVDVSDAAQMEALALAVKERFGAPHFVFNNAGVGAGGLVWENTVADWEWVLGVDLWGVIHGVRLFTPMMLEAAAKDPGYRGHITNTASMAGLLTPPNMGIYNAAKAAVVSLTETLYQDLNLVTDQIGASLLCPYFVPTGITSSERNRPNAPKETELTKSQLIGQAMSNKAVSSGKITAAEVAAKVFEAIRDNQFYVFSHPKALGNVRSRMENIVEVKNPADPFLERPEIGQKLREQLRAG; from the coding sequence ATGATTCAGGACTTCAAGGGCAAGACGGCCGTACTCACCGGCGCAGGCTCGGGCTTTGGGCTGGAGTGCGCACGCATCGGGGCCGCGCGCGGCATGAACCTGGTGCTGGTCGATGTGCAGCAAGACGCGCTCGACAAGGCCCAGGCCGAGATGGAAGCCGCTGGCGCGCAGGTGCTGGCCCGCAAGGTCGACGTGTCCGACGCTGCGCAGATGGAGGCACTGGCCCTTGCGGTGAAAGAGCGCTTCGGTGCGCCGCACTTCGTGTTCAACAATGCCGGCGTGGGCGCGGGCGGCCTGGTGTGGGAAAACACGGTGGCCGATTGGGAATGGGTGCTGGGCGTCGACCTGTGGGGCGTGATTCACGGCGTGCGCCTGTTCACGCCGATGATGCTCGAAGCCGCCGCCAAGGACCCGGGCTACCGCGGCCACATCACCAACACGGCCAGCATGGCGGGCCTGCTCACGCCGCCCAACATGGGCATCTACAACGCCGCCAAGGCTGCGGTGGTAAGCCTGACCGAAACGCTTTACCAAGACCTGAACCTCGTCACAGACCAGATCGGCGCGAGCCTGCTGTGTCCCTACTTCGTGCCCACCGGCATCACAAGCAGCGAGCGCAACCGCCCGAACGCGCCGAAGGAGACGGAGCTCACGAAGAGCCAGCTGATCGGCCAAGCCATGAGCAACAAGGCGGTGAGCAGCGGCAAGATCACTGCGGCCGAGGTGGCGGCGAAGGTGTTCGAGGCGATCAGAGACAACCAGTTCTACGTGTTCAGCCATCCGAAGGCGCTGGGCAATGTGCGAAGCCGCATGGAGAACATCGTCGAGGTCAAGAACCCGGCGGATCCGTTTCTCGAGCGGCCCGAGATCGGGCAGAAGCTGCGGGAGCAATTGCGGGCTGGTTGA
- a CDS encoding ABC transporter ATP-binding protein: MNPSTSSSILQLQDLGFAYPGQPPLASGWSVAIGEGVALLYGDTGTGKSTLLRLMAGALAATGRLTVVGARLDLAPDAYRRNVFFCDPTTEAFDQVTAHACTATLSEGDAGFDEASWQALVEGFALTPHLEKPMYMLSTGSKRKVWLAAALASGRPLVLLDEPTAALDARSIHHLWNALARRAAQPGRAVVVASSERVTAVPLAGCIELPLR; the protein is encoded by the coding sequence ATGAATCCTTCGACTTCTTCCTCGATTCTTCAACTCCAGGATCTGGGCTTCGCGTACCCGGGCCAGCCCCCGCTGGCGTCCGGTTGGTCCGTGGCCATCGGGGAGGGCGTCGCGCTGCTGTATGGCGACACCGGCACCGGAAAGTCCACCTTGCTTCGCCTGATGGCCGGCGCGCTGGCTGCGACCGGGCGTCTGACGGTAGTGGGCGCGCGGCTCGACCTCGCACCCGATGCCTATCGCCGGAACGTCTTCTTCTGCGATCCAACGACGGAGGCCTTCGACCAGGTCACGGCCCACGCATGCACGGCAACGCTCAGCGAAGGTGATGCGGGTTTCGATGAGGCTTCATGGCAGGCCCTCGTCGAAGGCTTCGCACTGACCCCGCATCTCGAGAAACCGATGTACATGCTCTCGACCGGTTCGAAGCGCAAGGTGTGGCTGGCGGCAGCACTGGCATCGGGACGTCCGCTGGTGCTGCTCGACGAGCCTACGGCTGCGCTCGATGCCCGATCGATTCATCACCTGTGGAATGCGCTGGCCCGGCGCGCTGCGCAGCCCGGCCGAGCTGTCGTCGTTGCGAGCAGCGAACGCGTCACCGCGGTGCCGCTTGCAGGCTGCATCGAGCTGCCGCTGCGCTGA